A single genomic interval of uncultured Sphaerochaeta sp. harbors:
- the purD gene encoding phosphoribosylamine--glycine ligase, with protein MRVLVLGSGAKDHAIAWWFSQSRLIDGLYVAPGNVGTKTIAVNLSIDPSDPEQVYEACQTHGIDFVFVGTEAPLFTGVIDFLNERGIDTFGAPNRALKLEGDRNFARMFSDRHNIPTSSHVLFDDEEKLSEYLKRHEGERFVVKSNAIAPSRVMVDSTDYSTLMDFSKGLLATGPIILEEHLNGLPITITLFLDNKGYLMLPTSSDYMKVEEGGLPTGGMGSICPVPLQKNLSEALVESIIEPVLFGLKAEKMSYKGVLTISVIITKNGPILVDYHVRFNDPAAQAFVPLINTDIVDILNAMKHDTLSSLNLEVSNQSAVALVVASDGYPEKPIIGKNLEPMPAPLLYNSFEGAPRYFFGGVQEYEGKLVTTGGRCVTVVGIGYNIMNANKNAYKGVKQVNFEGAWYRQDIGNRFFEN; from the coding sequence ATGAGAGTATTAGTGTTAGGGTCCGGAGCGAAAGACCATGCCATTGCATGGTGGTTCTCTCAAAGTCGTCTGATTGATGGTCTATATGTAGCACCTGGCAATGTAGGAACTAAGACAATTGCGGTAAATCTGTCAATTGACCCTTCTGACCCTGAGCAGGTATACGAGGCTTGCCAAACCCATGGTATCGACTTCGTCTTTGTGGGTACTGAGGCACCACTCTTTACTGGTGTCATCGACTTCCTCAACGAACGAGGAATAGACACATTCGGAGCACCCAACCGGGCTTTGAAGCTTGAAGGCGATCGAAATTTTGCCCGTATGTTTTCCGACCGCCACAACATCCCTACCTCTTCCCACGTCCTGTTTGACGATGAAGAAAAACTCTCAGAGTATTTAAAACGTCACGAAGGTGAACGCTTCGTGGTAAAGAGTAATGCTATTGCACCCAGTAGGGTCATGGTAGATTCCACTGATTACTCCACCCTCATGGATTTTTCCAAGGGACTGCTTGCCACTGGCCCGATCATTCTGGAAGAACATCTCAATGGCCTTCCTATAACCATCACTCTCTTCTTGGACAACAAAGGGTATCTTATGCTTCCCACCTCAAGTGACTACATGAAAGTCGAGGAGGGAGGACTGCCTACCGGAGGTATGGGCTCCATTTGCCCGGTCCCACTCCAGAAAAATCTTAGTGAAGCTCTCGTCGAATCAATTATTGAACCAGTATTGTTCGGCCTGAAGGCAGAGAAAATGTCCTACAAGGGTGTGCTGACCATCAGTGTCATCATTACCAAGAATGGGCCGATTCTCGTCGATTACCATGTTCGCTTCAACGATCCTGCCGCACAGGCATTCGTACCGCTCATCAATACGGACATTGTTGATATTCTTAATGCCATGAAACATGATACGCTTTCATCTCTCAATCTTGAGGTTTCCAATCAATCAGCAGTAGCCTTGGTGGTTGCTTCTGATGGGTATCCGGAAAAACCCATTATTGGGAAAAACCTTGAGCCAATGCCGGCTCCCCTGCTGTACAACAGCTTCGAAGGTGCTCCTCGATACTTTTTTGGAGGAGTCCAGGAATATGAAGGCAAATTGGTTACCACCGGTGGACGTTGTGTCACTGTGGTGGGAATCGGCTACAATATCATGAATGCAAACAAGAATGCATACAAAGGTGTCAAACAGGTAAATTTTGAAGGTGCCTGGTATCGGCAAGATATTGGAAACCGGTTTTTCGAGAACTAA
- the rpsT gene encoding 30S ribosomal protein S20: protein MINRSAEKRERQSQVRKMRNRATKSTMRTAIKKFDSAVTAGDKEAAAAALALSLKLLDSTAGKGVIHHNTANRKKSRLQSRFNKMTDQAAV from the coding sequence GTGATTAACAGGTCTGCTGAAAAAAGAGAGCGACAGAGCCAAGTCCGGAAAATGAGAAACCGCGCAACCAAGAGCACTATGCGCACCGCAATCAAGAAATTTGATTCTGCTGTAACCGCCGGCGACAAGGAAGCTGCCGCTGCTGCTTTGGCTCTAAGTCTCAAGCTGCTTGATTCAACTGCCGGAAAGGGTGTCATCCACCACAACACAGCCAACCGCAAGAAATCCAGATTGCAGAGCCGTTTCAATAAGATGACCGATCAGGCTGCTGTATAA
- a CDS encoding ABC transporter permease, giving the protein MTLQMTKTQKLLRIMGNNTVPILFLVICAFGIPLSGYSANYLVSEIVIRISRNSFLIVSLLIPILAGMGLNFGMTLGAMAGQIGLILISDWGIVGIPGIILAMIISTPISVILGWWCGKILNMARGREMVTSYIIGFFMNGIYQLVVLYGMGAVIPVRSNALLLPRGYGIRNTVNLIGIRRALDDLLLIRLFGIPIPLGTLLVIAVLCLFILWFKKTKLGQDMRAVGQDMEVARAAGIKVEHTRIVSIVISTVFAGYGMILYLQNIGTLNTYNSHMQIGMFSVAALLVGGASVSKANIRNVFLGVILFHLMFVVSPMAGKNLIGQAQLGEYFRVFVSYGVITISLVLYEVRKKRDQHYAGMQLAAEQEAST; this is encoded by the coding sequence ATGACACTCCAGATGACTAAAACACAAAAACTTCTCCGTATTATGGGAAACAATACCGTTCCTATCCTGTTCTTGGTGATATGTGCGTTTGGTATTCCTCTTAGTGGTTATTCTGCAAACTATCTTGTAAGTGAAATTGTTATCCGAATCTCAAGAAACTCATTCTTGATTGTCAGCCTTTTAATTCCGATTCTCGCTGGAATGGGATTGAACTTTGGTATGACCCTTGGGGCGATGGCCGGTCAAATCGGGCTCATCCTAATCAGTGACTGGGGTATCGTAGGGATCCCAGGTATCATCCTTGCCATGATCATCTCCACCCCGATTTCCGTCATATTGGGATGGTGGTGTGGAAAGATATTGAACATGGCACGAGGAAGAGAGATGGTGACAAGTTATATCATCGGCTTCTTCATGAATGGTATTTACCAGTTGGTTGTACTGTATGGAATGGGTGCTGTTATCCCTGTGAGAAGTAATGCACTGTTGTTGCCACGTGGGTATGGTATCCGTAATACCGTAAACTTGATTGGGATTAGAAGGGCTCTTGATGATCTTCTCTTGATTCGCCTCTTTGGTATTCCCATCCCATTGGGGACTCTGCTGGTTATTGCTGTTCTTTGCTTGTTCATTCTCTGGTTCAAGAAAACCAAACTTGGGCAGGATATGCGTGCCGTAGGCCAGGACATGGAAGTGGCAAGAGCTGCAGGTATCAAGGTTGAGCATACTCGTATCGTATCAATCGTCATTTCCACGGTTTTCGCTGGTTACGGGATGATTCTTTATCTCCAGAATATTGGAACATTGAACACCTACAATAGTCATATGCAGATAGGCATGTTCAGTGTTGCTGCCCTTCTTGTTGGCGGAGCATCAGTCAGTAAGGCAAACATACGGAATGTATTCTTAGGAGTAATTTTGTTCCACCTAATGTTCGTTGTCAGCCCCATGGCTGGAAAGAACTTGATTGGGCAAGCACAGCTTGGTGAGTACTTCCGTGTATTTGTTTCCTACGGTGTTATTACTATTTCACTGGTTCTCTACGAAGTGCGGAAGAAGCGGGACCAGCATTACGCTGGTATGCAACTTGCAGCTGAACAGGAGGCCTCCACATGA
- the lnt gene encoding apolipoprotein N-acyltransferase yields MVDLHARRNLRTVCSEVLVLLVSAFVYSIAFPGLISANGIGFVAMVSLIPVFAVIRNTSWKLTPIYGFFYGFMFYLFFNYWLKTFHPLAILIVPIIKGGEMLMLFPVLKAAQKLFKKYGYLVEALVWVAYSYLSQDWFAGYPYGTLGSAVYRYLPLIQISEIFGIWGVTFLLVMPQTFLGSYLHRWYHDREFSLRGYLREHFAFIITYGVALLATLIFGFASMAYWNAQEPDKTWRVATIQHSADTWEGGYATYKRNFNTLRKMSLEALSEDPDIILWSETAFVPSVAWHENYPSDPATSALVEEFVEFGKSLPIPLVTGNPEGVIEDPSKPAFSENGSWNRTDYNTVIFFEDGRIKNTYRKQHLVPFTEHFPYEKQMPWLYNLLLANDYNWWETGYDPVVFETEEGVKFSTPICFEDVFGYLNADFVASGADVIVNMTNDGWSKAVSAEMQHLGLAVFRSIENRRTTVRGTNSGMTCVIDVNGKIVDPMEPFTVGYHIYDVPVFSGESYGNTIYTRYVNWFAYLTVYLSAILLAGGMLYRLYRYFTKDRQKPE; encoded by the coding sequence TTGGTTGACTTGCATGCAAGACGGAACCTCAGAACGGTTTGTTCTGAGGTTCTTGTGTTATTAGTATCGGCATTTGTCTACTCAATTGCTTTCCCTGGTCTCATTTCGGCCAATGGCATTGGGTTTGTCGCAATGGTATCACTGATTCCTGTATTCGCAGTAATCAGGAACACAAGCTGGAAGTTGACCCCAATCTATGGTTTCTTCTACGGTTTCATGTTCTATCTCTTCTTCAACTACTGGCTCAAGACCTTCCACCCCCTTGCAATCCTGATCGTACCGATTATCAAGGGAGGGGAGATGCTGATGCTCTTCCCCGTACTTAAGGCAGCGCAGAAGCTGTTCAAGAAATACGGATATTTGGTTGAAGCCTTGGTATGGGTCGCATACTCCTATCTGAGTCAGGATTGGTTTGCGGGGTACCCCTATGGGACCCTGGGGTCTGCCGTCTACCGTTATCTTCCTCTTATCCAGATTTCCGAAATTTTTGGAATCTGGGGAGTCACCTTCCTATTGGTGATGCCTCAGACCTTTCTTGGTTCCTATCTTCACAGATGGTACCATGACAGGGAGTTTTCCTTGAGGGGTTACCTGAGGGAACACTTTGCGTTCATCATCACATATGGGGTAGCCCTGCTGGCAACCTTGATCTTTGGATTTGCATCCATGGCGTACTGGAATGCCCAGGAACCTGATAAAACCTGGAGAGTGGCAACCATTCAGCATAGTGCAGATACCTGGGAGGGCGGGTATGCCACCTACAAGCGGAACTTCAACACGTTGCGTAAGATGAGCCTGGAGGCATTGAGCGAAGACCCCGATATTATTCTCTGGTCTGAGACAGCCTTCGTGCCATCAGTAGCTTGGCATGAAAACTATCCTTCCGACCCTGCAACATCCGCCTTGGTAGAGGAGTTTGTTGAATTCGGTAAGTCGCTTCCCATTCCCCTGGTAACGGGTAATCCTGAGGGAGTCATTGAAGACCCCAGTAAGCCAGCTTTCAGTGAGAATGGCTCATGGAACCGTACCGATTACAACACAGTCATATTCTTTGAAGATGGAAGGATCAAGAACACCTATAGAAAGCAACATCTGGTGCCCTTCACAGAACACTTCCCCTATGAAAAGCAGATGCCTTGGCTCTATAATCTCCTGCTTGCAAATGATTATAACTGGTGGGAGACCGGCTATGACCCTGTGGTGTTTGAGACTGAGGAGGGTGTGAAGTTCTCTACCCCGATCTGCTTCGAGGATGTCTTCGGGTATCTGAACGCTGACTTTGTTGCCAGTGGCGCTGATGTCATCGTAAACATGACCAATGATGGGTGGTCGAAAGCTGTCTCGGCTGAGATGCAACACCTTGGTTTGGCAGTTTTTAGATCAATTGAGAACCGAAGAACCACAGTTCGCGGCACCAATAGCGGAATGACCTGTGTGATTGATGTGAATGGAAAGATTGTTGATCCTATGGAACCCTTTACCGTTGGCTACCATATCTATGATGTACCGGTATTCAGCGGAGAATCGTACGGGAATACCATCTATACCCGGTATGTAAATTGGTTTGCATATCTAACCGTTTATCTATCAGCAATCCTTCTTGCAGGAGGTATGCTGTATCGTTTGTATCGATATTTCACCAAGGACAGGCAGAAACCAGAATGA
- a CDS encoding TatD family hydrolase, whose protein sequence is MQLFDTHAHIGLIQDDKMEQLLAVQLAKVKSVKHVVSICNSLSDFEKTYTNLESAKDVYHAVGVSPTEVAHPGHDWEERVISHAKKKRVIAIGETGLDYYHMFGGDKTAQIELMLKHLEIAKHLDLPVIIHNRNAGEDLLPILEEKLPPKGGILHCFGEDWAFAQRALDMNLTFSFAGNLTFKNSRMLQEVAIRLPEDRIVIESEAPFMTPYSHKGERNKMQYILETATVLAALRQTSLEALSQTLYANSLRAFALPKDI, encoded by the coding sequence ATGCAACTGTTTGACACGCACGCCCACATAGGGCTGATCCAGGATGACAAAATGGAACAACTGCTTGCTGTCCAACTTGCCAAAGTCAAGTCGGTCAAGCATGTAGTGAGCATCTGCAACAGTTTAAGCGATTTTGAAAAGACCTACACCAATCTGGAGAGTGCAAAGGATGTCTACCATGCAGTAGGGGTTTCCCCTACCGAAGTAGCCCATCCAGGACATGATTGGGAAGAGAGGGTCATCTCCCATGCAAAAAAGAAACGTGTCATAGCCATTGGAGAGACAGGACTGGACTATTACCATATGTTCGGGGGTGATAAGACTGCGCAGATAGAGCTGATGCTCAAGCATCTCGAGATTGCCAAACATCTCGACCTTCCTGTGATTATCCATAACCGAAACGCAGGTGAAGACCTACTACCCATACTAGAAGAAAAGCTTCCACCAAAGGGTGGGATTCTCCACTGCTTTGGAGAAGATTGGGCATTCGCTCAACGAGCATTGGATATGAATCTTACCTTCTCTTTCGCAGGGAACCTGACCTTCAAGAACAGCCGAATGCTGCAAGAGGTAGCCATACGCCTTCCTGAAGACAGGATTGTCATTGAAAGCGAAGCTCCCTTTATGACTCCCTACTCCCACAAGGGAGAGCGTAATAAAATGCAATATATTCTGGAAACGGCAACTGTTCTTGCAGCACTGAGGCAAACCTCTCTTGAAGCGCTTTCACAAACGCTTTATGCTAACAGCCTCAGGGCCTTTGCCCTTCCGAAGGATATATGA
- the dusB gene encoding tRNA dihydrouridine synthase DusB, translating into MNRKNLYHPVTIGSTTLGGNVFLAPLAGYTDIPFRTLCIEAGADFTFTEMVSAEGLAREGEKTLALMDRAPNERQYAVQLFMGNTDSLKEALAQLQPYHPEVIDINCGCPVPKVTKTGAGSAMMKQPKLITEVVRTITEETDIPVSVKFRTGWDAQSENFLEFAQAALDGGASALTLHARTRSQGYAPFADWSKLTELKQYTHQHNYQVPVFGSGDLFKAEDAKRMLEETGIDGVMFARGAIGNPFIFSQAKAILQGREPEPITVEMRRVAILRHLDLMIDTFGETTACTLMRKHTCSYLKGIPNTSTIKQAVVHAFRREQYLEALSPLVDL; encoded by the coding sequence ATGAACAGAAAGAATCTTTATCACCCCGTAACAATAGGCTCGACAACGCTAGGCGGAAACGTGTTTCTTGCCCCACTTGCCGGGTACACAGATATTCCATTCAGAACGCTCTGCATCGAAGCAGGAGCGGACTTTACGTTTACAGAGATGGTCAGCGCCGAAGGTCTTGCAAGAGAAGGTGAGAAAACACTTGCACTCATGGATCGTGCCCCAAACGAGAGGCAGTACGCTGTTCAGCTATTCATGGGAAACACCGATTCTCTTAAGGAAGCCCTTGCCCAGCTCCAGCCTTACCATCCCGAGGTGATCGATATCAATTGCGGTTGCCCAGTTCCCAAGGTTACCAAGACAGGAGCAGGTTCAGCCATGATGAAGCAGCCCAAGCTTATAACCGAGGTGGTCCGCACCATTACGGAAGAGACAGACATCCCTGTATCGGTCAAGTTTAGAACAGGATGGGATGCACAGAGCGAGAACTTTCTTGAATTTGCACAAGCTGCCCTGGATGGAGGGGCAAGTGCGTTAACGCTCCATGCAAGGACCCGCAGCCAAGGCTATGCGCCATTTGCTGATTGGAGCAAGCTCACTGAACTCAAGCAGTACACACACCAGCACAATTATCAGGTACCAGTCTTCGGTTCCGGGGATCTGTTCAAGGCAGAAGATGCCAAGAGAATGCTTGAAGAAACCGGTATCGATGGAGTGATGTTTGCACGGGGAGCTATTGGCAATCCATTCATCTTCTCCCAGGCTAAAGCCATCTTGCAAGGCAGGGAACCTGAGCCTATCACCGTGGAGATGAGGAGAGTTGCCATTCTGCGTCACCTGGACCTCATGATCGATACCTTTGGAGAAACAACGGCATGCACGTTGATGAGAAAACATACCTGCAGTTACCTGAAAGGAATTCCCAATACCTCAACAATTAAGCAAGCGGTGGTACATGCCTTTAGGCGTGAACAGTATCTTGAGGCTCTCAGCCCACTTGTTGACCTGTAA
- a CDS encoding DUF6672 family protein, which translates to MKLALTRIFWFRLIAIVVILIFAVFLFFIGKQHTVLLDNKTVTVEGQEIRALQLVEIQINKLQPMELAARDRDKEDVTGQKHSVTIIYTDSNWEEFTIERTFKVPLMQEMVLLSIPTLVANPEADQALWLESYEPPTYAVTAADREEEVVTDELSVLLTDI; encoded by the coding sequence ATGAAGCTAGCCCTCACAAGAATATTCTGGTTTCGTCTCATTGCCATTGTCGTCATTCTTATCTTCGCGGTATTCTTGTTCTTCATTGGCAAACAGCACACAGTCTTGCTTGACAACAAGACTGTCACGGTTGAAGGGCAGGAAATCAGGGCATTACAGTTGGTAGAAATCCAGATCAACAAGCTACAACCCATGGAGCTCGCTGCTCGCGATCGAGACAAGGAAGATGTAACTGGGCAGAAGCATTCTGTAACCATCATCTATACAGACTCCAACTGGGAAGAGTTTACAATTGAAAGGACTTTCAAGGTTCCCTTGATGCAGGAGATGGTTCTTCTCTCTATTCCAACGTTGGTTGCCAATCCCGAAGCTGATCAAGCACTATGGTTGGAAAGTTATGAACCTCCAACCTATGCTGTCACAGCAGCTGATCGCGAGGAAGAGGTCGTTACCGATGAGCTTTCCGTGTTATTGACAGATATATAA
- the ricT gene encoding regulatory iron-sulfur-containing complex subunit RicT: protein MKRERTNADSRVQKNRPSRGYIYLVKNPSSNEMSICAWDSVLYPGTSVVAPTRYGLDLGVIVSAADQLDKSYEPGCDRPRSACFHAESCLPKEEREEAYAGEPEESLPSFSPEKDEDPCESCAGCNPPREPEEVDISGDVVWIDRLATPSDMSRYQEQSEKEDEAMRICREKIAHHKLDMKLVTAHFLLGEPKIIFFFTADVRVDFRELVKDLVSVFRIRIELRQIGVRDESRVLGGLAVCGRDYCCHSVTDKLNPVSIKMAKEQNLSLNSMKISGPCGRLLCCLSYEYDFYVEEKRNYPPEGSKLKVGYDLMKVHEVNILSKRIMLSGSEGRMLTIPQNAVFFNIDTKRWELEKEFANEFLSN, encoded by the coding sequence ATGAAACGAGAACGAACAAATGCCGATAGCCGTGTCCAGAAGAACCGGCCATCAAGAGGCTATATATATTTGGTTAAAAACCCTTCTTCAAATGAGATGAGCATCTGTGCCTGGGATTCTGTGTTGTATCCAGGAACCTCGGTGGTTGCTCCCACCCGTTATGGACTTGACCTTGGTGTTATTGTCTCTGCTGCAGATCAACTGGACAAGTCCTACGAACCCGGTTGTGACCGACCGAGATCTGCATGTTTTCATGCAGAATCCTGTCTTCCCAAGGAAGAGCGGGAAGAGGCTTATGCAGGGGAGCCGGAGGAATCGTTGCCTTCTTTCTCTCCGGAAAAAGATGAGGATCCGTGCGAATCATGTGCTGGGTGCAATCCCCCAAGAGAACCTGAAGAGGTTGATATCTCGGGTGATGTTGTGTGGATTGACCGTCTTGCGACTCCCTCAGATATGAGTCGTTACCAAGAGCAGTCAGAGAAAGAGGATGAAGCGATGCGAATCTGCAGAGAGAAGATCGCTCATCACAAGCTTGATATGAAACTGGTGACTGCCCACTTCCTGCTTGGAGAACCGAAAATCATTTTCTTTTTCACTGCAGATGTACGTGTGGACTTCCGGGAATTGGTCAAGGATTTGGTTTCTGTCTTCCGTATCCGAATAGAACTGAGACAGATTGGTGTCAGGGACGAAAGCCGGGTACTTGGCGGTCTTGCTGTCTGTGGGCGTGATTATTGTTGTCATAGTGTGACTGACAAGCTCAACCCAGTTTCCATCAAGATGGCCAAGGAGCAGAATCTCTCACTGAATTCCATGAAAATCTCCGGACCTTGTGGGAGATTGCTTTGTTGTCTTTCCTATGAATATGATTTCTATGTGGAGGAAAAACGTAACTATCCTCCTGAGGGAAGCAAATTAAAGGTTGGCTATGACTTGATGAAAGTTCATGAAGTTAACATACTGTCAAAGCGTATCATGCTCAGTGGAAGTGAAGGGAGAATGCTTACCATCCCGCAGAATGCGGTATTTTTCAATATTGACACCAAGCGATGGGAGCTTGAGAAGGAGTTTGCGAACGAATTTTTGTCAAATTGA
- a CDS encoding ABC transporter permease, which translates to MNLQELTSSAKGLVKSFGLPRIIIGLFLLSLFITAPFVGVNIGTSLSDTFNRFGMNAVMVLAMVPMIHSGCGLNFGLPLGIIAGLLGATISLQVNIPGPTSFLLAILFATPFAVILGWGYGQLLNRVKGGEMMIATYVGFSSVAFMCIMWLLLPFNNPTMVWGYSGTGLRTTISTEGYYLHVLNDFLSIQLTDHLIIPTGMLLFFGLLAFIIWAFLHTKTGTAMTAVGSNSVFARASGINVDKVRTLSVIMSTWLGAIGILVYQQSFGFIQLYMGPFYMALPAVSAILIGGASVNKASILNVVIGTFLFQGIVTMTPSVMNSMIHTDMSEVIRIVVSNGMILYALTRKTEVIR; encoded by the coding sequence ATGAATCTGCAGGAGCTGACTTCTTCGGCTAAAGGTCTCGTTAAATCATTTGGATTGCCCCGTATCATTATTGGGTTGTTCCTCTTGTCGCTTTTTATTACAGCTCCCTTTGTTGGGGTAAATATTGGAACCAGTCTCTCAGATACCTTCAATCGCTTTGGAATGAATGCAGTAATGGTATTGGCAATGGTTCCCATGATTCACAGTGGTTGTGGATTGAATTTTGGACTTCCCTTGGGAATAATAGCCGGTCTGTTGGGTGCAACTATCTCGCTCCAGGTGAATATCCCAGGACCAACCTCATTTCTGCTGGCAATCCTGTTTGCAACTCCATTTGCTGTCATTCTTGGTTGGGGTTATGGACAATTGCTCAATCGAGTTAAGGGTGGAGAGATGATGATTGCAACCTATGTTGGATTTTCCAGTGTTGCATTCATGTGTATCATGTGGTTGTTGCTCCCTTTCAATAACCCAACCATGGTTTGGGGGTATAGCGGAACAGGTTTACGTACCACTATTTCCACGGAGGGCTATTACCTGCATGTCCTCAATGACTTCTTGTCCATCCAGTTGACCGATCATCTTATCATTCCCACTGGAATGTTGTTATTCTTTGGGCTTCTGGCATTTATCATCTGGGCATTTTTGCATACCAAGACCGGTACTGCCATGACCGCAGTGGGTTCAAACTCAGTCTTTGCTCGAGCGAGTGGTATCAATGTGGATAAGGTCAGGACGTTGAGTGTAATCATGTCCACATGGCTTGGTGCTATTGGTATCTTGGTATATCAGCAGAGTTTTGGGTTCATTCAGTTATATATGGGGCCATTCTACATGGCGCTCCCAGCAGTATCTGCAATATTGATAGGAGGAGCTTCAGTTAATAAGGCTTCCATCCTGAACGTAGTAATTGGTACATTCCTCTTCCAAGGTATTGTAACAATGACCCCTTCTGTAATGAATTCCATGATTCATACAGACATGAGTGAGGTTATCAGAATTGTCGTATCTAATGGTATGATTCTATACGCCTTGACCAGAAAAACGGAGGTGATACGATGA
- a CDS encoding HU family DNA-binding protein: MAGPKLTKAAIIESLHEKHGLNRADIHTIIDEFFEEVKNGLRNDQVIELRGFGTFEVRTRKGRERARNPKTGAIVAVETHGVAIFRPGKELKDYVWDLRDNKSEKE, from the coding sequence ATGGCAGGACCAAAGTTAACAAAAGCAGCCATAATCGAGAGTCTCCATGAGAAGCATGGACTGAATAGGGCCGACATTCATACAATCATTGATGAGTTCTTTGAAGAAGTGAAAAACGGACTGAGGAATGATCAGGTCATTGAGCTTCGTGGATTTGGAACATTTGAGGTTCGTACTCGCAAGGGCCGTGAAAGAGCGCGTAATCCAAAGACTGGCGCCATTGTTGCCGTCGAAACACATGGAGTTGCCATTTTCCGTCCAGGCAAAGAACTCAAGGACTATGTGTGGGATTTGCGTGATAATAAATCGGAGAAGGAATAA